Proteins found in one Hirundo rustica isolate bHirRus1 chromosome Z, bHirRus1.pri.v3, whole genome shotgun sequence genomic segment:
- the LMAN1 gene encoding protein ERGIC-53 isoform X2 — MAAPLAPLVVLLVLGRPAFSGAQATEGAAAAPHRRFEYKYSFKGPHLVQSDGTVPFWVHTGNAIPSADQIRITTSLKSQKGSVWTKNKSIFEYWEVEVTFRVTGRGRIGADGLAIWFTEEQGLEGPVFGAADKWNGVGIFFDSFDNDGKKNNPGVIVVGNNGKLLYDHQNDGSTQALASCQRDFRNKPYPVRVKITYYQKTLTVLINNGFTPDKEDYEFCAKVEDMVLPSQGYFGISAATGGLADDHDVLSFLTFQLTEPGKEAPTPDAEIPQKDKEKYQEEFEHFQQELDKKKEEFQREHPDVQGQPADDVFETVSDRELRQIFEGQNRIHLEIKQLNRQLDMILDEQRKYVSAVTEEIAKRGAAFPSQQGQVSQQEIETVVKTQEEVIRQVNEIRSSVTDALRSISGAQHPGSAGVYETTQHFNDIKEHLHIVKRDIEHLVQRNMPSSEKQKCPELPPFPSCLSTMHFFIFVAVQTVLFIGYVMYRSQQEAAAKKFF, encoded by the exons ATGGCGGCGCCGCTCGCCCCGTTGGTGGTTCTGCTCGTCCTCGGCCGCCCGGCGTTCTCCGGTGCGCAGGCCACGGAGGGCGCGGCGGCTGCGCCGCATCGGCGCTTCGAGTACAAGTACAGCTTCAAGGGGCCGCACCTGGTGCAGTCGGACGGCACGGTGCCGTTCTGGGTGCACACGGGCA ATGCCATCCCAAGTGCAGATCAGATCCGTATAACAACCTCCTTGAAAAGCCAGAAAGGCTCAGTGTGGacaaaaaacaaatcaataTTTGAATACTGGGAAGTGGAAGTGACCTTTCGAGTTACAGGAAGAGGCCGCATCGGAGCTGACGGATTG GCAATCTGGTTTACCGAAGAGCAAGGCTTGGAAGGCCCTGTTTTTGGGGCAGCTGATAAATGGAACGGTGTTGGAATTTTCTTTGATTCGTTTGACAATGATGGAAAG AAAAACAATCCTGGAGTGATTGTTGTAGGCAACAATGGAAAGCTGCTGTATGACCATCAGAA TGATGGATCCACGCAAGCACTGGCATCCTGTCAGAGGGACTTTCGGAACAAGCCCTATCCTGTGCGAGTCAAGATCACTTACTACCAAAAAACACTGACT GTATTAATTAATAATGGCTTTACTCCGGATAAAGAGGACTATGAATTTTGTGCCAAAGTGGAAGATATGGTGTTGCCATCACAAGGGTACTTTGGAATatctgcagccacagggggACTTGCAG ATGACCATGATGTGCTGTCATTTCTGACCTTCCAGCTGACTGAGCCTGGGAAGGAAGCA CCAACACCAGATGCAGAAATCCCTCAGAAAGATAAAGAGAAGTATCAAGAAGAGTTTGAACACTTTCAGCAAGAATTGGAtaagaagaaggaagaatttCAAAGGGAACATCCTGATGTGCAAGGACAGCCAG CAGATGATGTTTTTGAAACTGTGAGTGATCGTGAGCTGAGGCAAATCTTTGAGGGGCAGAATCGAATTCATCTGGAAATCAAACAGCTTAACAGACAACTGGATATGATTCTGGATGAGCAGAGGAAATATGTCTCTGCAGTCACAGAGGAGATTGCCAAAAGAGGAGCTGCGTTTCCAAGTCAGCAGGGACAG GTTTCCCAGCAAGAGATAGAGACAGTTGTGAAAACCCAAGAAGAGGTCATTAGACAAGTAAATGAAATAAG AAGTTCTGTGACTGATGCACTGAGATCCATCAGTGGGGCTCAAcacccaggctctgcaggagtcTATGAAACAACTCAGCACTTCAATGACATCAAAGAACACCTTCACATAGTAAAGAGGGACATAGAGCATTTAGTACAACGCAACATG CCATCCAGTGAGAAGCAGAAGTGTCCAGAGTTGCCACCGTTTCCATCCTGCTTATCTACAATGCATTTCTTCATATTTGTGGCAGTGCAAACTGTGTTATTCATTGGTTATGTCATGTATAG GAGCCAACAagaagcagcagccaaaaaGTTCTTTTGA
- the LMAN1 gene encoding protein ERGIC-53 isoform X1, producing the protein MAAPLAPLVVLLVLGRPAFSGAQATEGAAAAPHRRFEYKYSFKGPHLVQSDGTVPFWVHTGNAIPSADQIRITTSLKSQKGSVWTKNKSIFEYWEVEVTFRVTGRGRIGADGLAIWFTEEQGLEGPVFGAADKWNGVGIFFDSFDNDGKKNNPGVIVVGNNGKLLYDHQNDGSTQALASCQRDFRNKPYPVRVKITYYQKTLTVLINNGFTPDKEDYEFCAKVEDMVLPSQGYFGISAATGGLADDHDVLSFLTFQLTEPGKEAPTPDAEIPQKDKEKYQEEFEHFQQELDKKKEEFQREHPDVQGQPAADDVFETVSDRELRQIFEGQNRIHLEIKQLNRQLDMILDEQRKYVSAVTEEIAKRGAAFPSQQGQVSQQEIETVVKTQEEVIRQVNEIRSSVTDALRSISGAQHPGSAGVYETTQHFNDIKEHLHIVKRDIEHLVQRNMPSSEKQKCPELPPFPSCLSTMHFFIFVAVQTVLFIGYVMYRSQQEAAAKKFF; encoded by the exons ATGGCGGCGCCGCTCGCCCCGTTGGTGGTTCTGCTCGTCCTCGGCCGCCCGGCGTTCTCCGGTGCGCAGGCCACGGAGGGCGCGGCGGCTGCGCCGCATCGGCGCTTCGAGTACAAGTACAGCTTCAAGGGGCCGCACCTGGTGCAGTCGGACGGCACGGTGCCGTTCTGGGTGCACACGGGCA ATGCCATCCCAAGTGCAGATCAGATCCGTATAACAACCTCCTTGAAAAGCCAGAAAGGCTCAGTGTGGacaaaaaacaaatcaataTTTGAATACTGGGAAGTGGAAGTGACCTTTCGAGTTACAGGAAGAGGCCGCATCGGAGCTGACGGATTG GCAATCTGGTTTACCGAAGAGCAAGGCTTGGAAGGCCCTGTTTTTGGGGCAGCTGATAAATGGAACGGTGTTGGAATTTTCTTTGATTCGTTTGACAATGATGGAAAG AAAAACAATCCTGGAGTGATTGTTGTAGGCAACAATGGAAAGCTGCTGTATGACCATCAGAA TGATGGATCCACGCAAGCACTGGCATCCTGTCAGAGGGACTTTCGGAACAAGCCCTATCCTGTGCGAGTCAAGATCACTTACTACCAAAAAACACTGACT GTATTAATTAATAATGGCTTTACTCCGGATAAAGAGGACTATGAATTTTGTGCCAAAGTGGAAGATATGGTGTTGCCATCACAAGGGTACTTTGGAATatctgcagccacagggggACTTGCAG ATGACCATGATGTGCTGTCATTTCTGACCTTCCAGCTGACTGAGCCTGGGAAGGAAGCA CCAACACCAGATGCAGAAATCCCTCAGAAAGATAAAGAGAAGTATCAAGAAGAGTTTGAACACTTTCAGCAAGAATTGGAtaagaagaaggaagaatttCAAAGGGAACATCCTGATGTGCAAGGACAGCCAG CAGCAGATGATGTTTTTGAAACTGTGAGTGATCGTGAGCTGAGGCAAATCTTTGAGGGGCAGAATCGAATTCATCTGGAAATCAAACAGCTTAACAGACAACTGGATATGATTCTGGATGAGCAGAGGAAATATGTCTCTGCAGTCACAGAGGAGATTGCCAAAAGAGGAGCTGCGTTTCCAAGTCAGCAGGGACAG GTTTCCCAGCAAGAGATAGAGACAGTTGTGAAAACCCAAGAAGAGGTCATTAGACAAGTAAATGAAATAAG AAGTTCTGTGACTGATGCACTGAGATCCATCAGTGGGGCTCAAcacccaggctctgcaggagtcTATGAAACAACTCAGCACTTCAATGACATCAAAGAACACCTTCACATAGTAAAGAGGGACATAGAGCATTTAGTACAACGCAACATG CCATCCAGTGAGAAGCAGAAGTGTCCAGAGTTGCCACCGTTTCCATCCTGCTTATCTACAATGCATTTCTTCATATTTGTGGCAGTGCAAACTGTGTTATTCATTGGTTATGTCATGTATAG GAGCCAACAagaagcagcagccaaaaaGTTCTTTTGA